Proteins encoded together in one Urocitellus parryii isolate mUroPar1 chromosome 3, mUroPar1.hap1, whole genome shotgun sequence window:
- the Cers1 gene encoding ceramide synthase 1, protein MAAAGAAAGPAGPEPMPSYAQLVQRSWGSALAAARGCADCGWGLARRGLAEHAHLAPPELLLLALCALGWTALRSAATARLFRPLAKRCRLQPRDAAKMPESAWKFLFYLGCWSYSAYLLFGTDYPFFHDPPSVFYDWTPGMAVPRDIAAAYLLQGSFYGHSIYATLYMDTWRKDSVVMLIHHVVTLVLIVSSYAFRYHNVGILVLFLHDISDVQLEFTKLNIYFKARGGSYHRLHAVVADLGCLSFCFSWFWFRLYWFPLKVLYATFHSSLLAVPDIPFYFFFNALLLLLTVMNLYWFLYIVAFAAKVLTGQMRELKDLREYDMAEAQSPKPSKAEKPLRNGLVKDKRF, encoded by the exons ATGGCGGCGGCAGGGGCCGCAGCAGGGCCGGCGGGGCCCGAGCCCATGCCGAGCTACGCGCAGCTGGTGCAACGGAGCTGGGGCAGCGCTCTAGCAGCAGCGCGGGGCTGTGCGGACTGCGGCTGGGGACTGGCGCGCCGCGGCCTGGCCGAGCACGCGCACCTGGCGCCGCCcgagctgctgctgctggcgcTTTGCGCGCTTGGCTGGACCGCGCTGCGCTCCGCGGCCACCGCACGCCTCTTTCGG CCCCTGGCCAAGCGATGCCGCCTTCAGCCCAGAGATGCTGCCAAGATGCCTGAGAGCGCCTGGAAGTTTCTGTTCTACTTGGGCTGCTGGAGCTACAGTGCCTACCTGCTCTTTGGCACTGACTACCCCTTCTTTCATGACCCACCCTCTGTCTTCTACG ATTGGACGCCGGGCATGGCGGTGCCGCGGGACATTGCAGCCGCCTATCTGCTGCAGGGGAGTTTCTACGGCCACTCCATCTACGCCACGCTGTACATGGACACCTGGCGCAAGGACTCGGTGGTCATGCTCATCCACCACGTGGTCACCTTGGTCCTCATCGTCTCCTCGTATGCCTTCCG ATACCACAACGTGGGCATCCTTGTGCTCTTTCTGCACGACATCAGCGATGTGCAGCTCGAGTTCACCAAGCTCAACATTTACTTCAAGGCCCGAGGCGGCTCCTACCACCGGCTACACGCAGTGGTGGCAGACCTGGgctgcctcagtttctgcttCAGTTG GTTCTGGTTCCGCCTCTACTGGTTCCCGCTTAAAGTCCTGTATGCCACGTTCCACTCCAGCCTGCTCGCGGTGCCCGACATccccttctatttcttcttcaatgCGCTCCTGCTGTTGCTCACCGTCATGAACCTCTACTGGTTCCTG tacATCGTGGCCTTCGCTGCCAAGGTGCTGACTGGCCAGATGCGCGAGTTGAAGGACCTGCGGGAGTACGACATGGCAGAAGCACAGAGCCCCAAGCCCAGCAAAGCTGA GAAACCGCTGAGGAACGGACTGGTGAAGGACAAGCGCTTCTGA
- the Gdf1 gene encoding embryonic growth/differentiation factor 1 — translation MQPPRRRFGHHHLLLLVLLLPSPPLTRAPAPPGPAAALLQALGLRDGPRGAPTLRPVPPVMWRLFRHRDPQETRAGWRRTPSGAALRPCHVEELGVAGNIVRHIPDRGAPTRIPEPVSALGLCPEWTVVFDLSAVEPAERPTLARLELRFTEVGTEAAAPSGRWELSVALAGEEAGAGPGPVLLHQEVPALELPVRAELLGIAWAPNASAPRSLRLALALRPPAPATCARLAEASLLLVTLDPRLCHPLARPRREAEPTSGDGLGGVCRARRLYVSFREVGWHRWVIAPRGFLANYCQGQCTLPAALPGPGGPPALNHAVLRALMHAAAPGAAGLPCCVPARLSPISVLFFDNSDNVVLRHYEDMVVDECGCR, via the exons ATGCAGCCACCACGCCGCCGTTTCGGCCAccaccatctcctcctcctggttCTGCTGCTGCCCTCTCCGCCCCTAACCCGCGCCCCAGCGCCCCCGGGCCCTGCTGCCGCCCTACTCCAGGCTCTTGGGCTGCGCGATGGACCCAGGGGAGCCCCCACGCTCCGGCCGGTTCCTCCGGTCATGTGGCGCCTGTTCCGCCACCGCGACCCCCAGGAGACCAGGGCGGGCTGGCGACGGACGCCCTCGGGGGCTGCCCTGCGACCGTGCCACGTGGAGGAGCTGGGGGTCGCTGGAAACATCGTGCGCCACATCCCGGATCGTG GTGCACCCACCCGGATCCCAGAGCCGGTCTCGGCCTTAGGGCTGTGCCCTGAGTGGACCGTCGTCTTCGACCTGTCGGCAGTGGAACCCGCCGAGCGCCCAACGCTCGCCCGCCTGGAGTTGCGCTTCACGGAGGTGGGGACAGAGGCGGCAGCCCCCTCGGGCCGCTGGGAGCTGAGCGTGGCGCTGGCGGGCGAGGAGGCTGGCGCGGGCCCCGGGCCGGTCCTGCTCCACCAGGAGGTGCCCGCCCTAGAGCTGCCAGTGCGCGCCGAGCTGCTGGGCATCGCCTGGGCTCCCAACGCCTCGGCGCCGCGCAGCCTCCGCCTGGCGCTGGCGCTGCGCCCCCCGGCGCCAGCCACTTGCGCGCGCCTGGCAGAGGCCTCCCTGCTGCTGGTGACTCTTGACCCGCGCCTGTGCCACCCTCTGGCCCGGCCGCGGCGCGAGGCCGAACCCACGTCGGGCGATGGCCTGGGGGGCGTGTGCCGCGCACGGCGGCTCTACGTCAGCTTCCGAGAGGTGGGCTGGCACCGCTGGGTCATCGCGCCGCGTGGCTTCCTGGCCAACTACTGTCAGGGCCAGTGCACTCTACCCGCCGCACTGCCGGGACCCGGCGGGCCACCCGCGTTGAACCATGCGGTGCTGCGCGCGCTCATGCACGCAGCCGCCCCGGGCGCCGCTGGCCTGCCCTGCTGCGTGCCTGCACGCCTGTCGCCCATCTCTGTGCTCTTCTTTGACAACAGTGACAACGTGGTTCTACGGCACTATGAAGACATGGTGGTGGACGAGTGTGGATGTCGCTGA